Proteins found in one Sporosarcina jeotgali genomic segment:
- the fdrA gene encoding acyl-CoA synthetase FdrA, whose protein sequence is MLHTIIKKNSYQDSINLMLLTNSIATMEGLNKVQIMMATPANKDIFKDAGLHTAELEAAESNDMAIVVDTDSAEMMDTVLEKVEQYLNDQSISNKKQGFETVRTWDKAMDALPNANVAMISVPGEYAADEADKALDRGLHVFMFSDNVSVEDELRLKQKAHDKGLLVMGPDCGTGILDGVPLAFANVVNKGRIGLVGASGTGIQEVSTIIDRLGEGVSHAIGTGGRDLKDPIGAITMMDGIRALENHSQTEIITIISKPPAEHVRNEVMELLQSLTKPVVAVFLGEKLEQYEGNVYQAYTLAETAHIAVDLARGNEVKPDYNAGDFSVENADLKEGQKTLKGLYSGGTLASEAAVLISDALGLGTHIKNEEGYVLKHEGQEIVDLGDDKYTQGKPHPMIDPETRSKFIEQAGADETTAVILLDFVLGYGSHDDMASALLPSINKAVAQAKESGRTLHVVATVCGTKNDPQSYDGHVKQLREAGVIVKETNNEAVRTALSIVGLKVEDNQKKHVEGTKSDKKFDLTVSEDIASLVSERPRVINVGLKGFTDALSDTATQFVQYDWRPVAGGNARMAKILSLLK, encoded by the coding sequence GTGCTTCATACGATTATCAAGAAGAACTCGTACCAAGACTCTATTAACCTAATGTTGCTGACGAACTCAATTGCAACAATGGAAGGTCTCAACAAAGTACAGATCATGATGGCTACACCAGCAAATAAAGATATCTTTAAAGATGCAGGATTGCATACAGCAGAACTTGAAGCTGCAGAATCGAACGACATGGCGATTGTTGTCGACACTGACAGTGCAGAAATGATGGATACGGTTCTTGAAAAAGTGGAGCAGTACTTGAATGACCAATCCATCAGCAACAAAAAGCAAGGATTTGAAACTGTTCGTACGTGGGACAAAGCAATGGATGCACTGCCAAATGCAAACGTTGCCATGATTTCAGTACCAGGTGAATATGCAGCAGATGAAGCGGACAAAGCTTTGGACCGCGGTCTTCACGTGTTCATGTTCAGTGATAACGTTTCAGTAGAAGACGAGTTGCGCTTAAAGCAAAAAGCACATGACAAAGGGTTGCTTGTTATGGGTCCAGACTGCGGTACTGGAATTCTTGACGGTGTACCTTTGGCATTTGCAAACGTTGTAAACAAAGGCCGAATCGGACTTGTCGGTGCATCAGGAACAGGAATTCAGGAAGTATCTACAATTATCGATCGCTTAGGAGAAGGTGTAAGCCACGCAATCGGTACAGGCGGACGTGACCTGAAAGATCCGATTGGTGCGATTACGATGATGGATGGAATCCGCGCTCTTGAAAACCATAGTCAGACAGAAATTATCACAATTATTTCGAAGCCGCCTGCAGAACACGTGCGTAACGAAGTAATGGAACTTCTTCAAAGTTTGACGAAGCCAGTAGTAGCTGTATTCCTGGGTGAAAAGCTTGAACAGTACGAAGGCAATGTGTACCAAGCATATACCCTTGCAGAAACTGCACATATTGCAGTGGACCTCGCTCGCGGCAACGAAGTGAAACCTGACTATAATGCAGGAGACTTCTCTGTTGAGAATGCTGACTTGAAAGAAGGACAGAAGACGCTTAAAGGATTGTATTCAGGCGGTACACTCGCTTCTGAAGCAGCTGTTCTGATTTCTGACGCATTAGGTCTAGGTACACATATTAAAAACGAAGAAGGCTATGTCTTGAAGCACGAAGGTCAAGAAATCGTGGACCTTGGAGATGATAAGTATACGCAAGGGAAACCACACCCAATGATCGATCCGGAAACTCGTTCGAAGTTCATCGAACAAGCAGGAGCTGATGAAACAACGGCTGTTATCTTGCTCGACTTCGTTCTTGGATATGGCTCACATGACGACATGGCTAGCGCATTGCTGCCATCTATCAACAAAGCGGTTGCACAGGCAAAAGAAAGCGGACGTACATTGCATGTCGTCGCAACTGTGTGCGGTACTAAAAACGATCCGCAAAGCTATGACGGTCACGTGAAACAGCTGAGAGAAGCTGGTGTGATTGTAAAAGAAACTAACAACGAAGCAGTCCGTACTGCTCTCAGCATTGTTGGGCTCAAAGTGGAAGATAACCAGAAGAAACATGTTGAAGGAACAAAATCAGATAAGAAATTCGATCTCACTGTCTCTGAAGACATCGCGTCACTCGTTTCAGAACGTCCGCGTGTCATTAACGTCGGATTGAAAGGCTTTACAGATGCACTTTCAGACACTGCTACACAGTTTGTTCAATATGACTGGCGTCCAGTTGCTGGCGGAAATGCACGCATGGCAAAAATCTTAAGCTTACTGAAGTAA
- a CDS encoding alpha/beta hydrolase, translating into MADTFVYKKTDGCEIQGVLHETDGKQAPLLVYIHGGGLIWGTRDDMNREQIRRYNEAGFNVFSVDYRLAPESRLPEIRDDIQDLMVWLKTDSPAHFDFDRERVAVIGSSAGGYLALLSGTFDVKPDAIVSFYGYGQVTGDWYRNPSPHFTSMTTVPEILAKQLIQSTPISSAPIERRYAIYLYCRQQGTWLDWVTGSDAAVKGRLGHYAPVETADTEFPATLLIHGDADEDVPYSESVAMKEKLDSLGVRNELMTITNGKHNFDANMDDPDSVRAVNHGIRFLQEQFHMKSL; encoded by the coding sequence ATGGCGGATACTTTTGTTTATAAAAAGACGGATGGTTGTGAAATTCAAGGGGTGCTTCATGAAACTGATGGAAAACAAGCACCTTTACTTGTCTACATTCACGGCGGCGGACTGATTTGGGGCACACGCGACGATATGAATCGGGAACAAATTCGTCGATACAATGAGGCTGGTTTCAATGTGTTCTCTGTGGATTATCGCCTTGCACCTGAATCTAGACTTCCTGAAATCCGGGATGATATTCAGGACTTGATGGTTTGGCTCAAGACAGACTCACCTGCTCACTTCGATTTTGACCGTGAACGGGTAGCTGTAATCGGCAGCTCGGCGGGAGGTTATCTAGCACTTTTATCAGGGACGTTTGACGTGAAGCCGGATGCGATTGTCTCGTTTTATGGATATGGACAAGTTACAGGCGATTGGTACCGCAATCCAAGTCCTCACTTTACTTCAATGACGACAGTGCCTGAAATACTTGCGAAACAACTGATTCAGTCAACTCCGATTTCATCCGCTCCAATCGAACGCCGGTATGCGATTTACTTGTATTGCCGTCAGCAAGGTACTTGGCTCGACTGGGTGACTGGTTCTGATGCTGCCGTTAAAGGCAGGCTGGGACATTATGCACCCGTTGAAACAGCGGATACAGAATTTCCAGCAACTCTTCTTATTCACGGGGATGCGGATGAGGACGTGCCTTATTCTGAGTCTGTAGCCATGAAAGAAAAGCTGGATTCCCTTGGTGTTCGAAACGAACTAATGACAATCACAAACGGAAAGCATAACTTTGATGCCAACATGGACGACCCCGATTCCGTACGTGCAGTGAATCACGGGATTAGGTTTCTGCAAGAACAGTTTCATATGAAGTCGCTTTAA
- the allD gene encoding ureidoglycolate dehydrogenase: MNISINELKELMANKLTQAGLKREDAGVVADVLAHADARGIFSHGAMRTEYYAERIAKGGITVNPDVQFKQTGPGTAVLDADNGVGHVAAKDAMTRAIEMARENGTAVVGIRRMSHSGAMSYFVQQAAEAGMIGISMCQSDPMVVPFGGAEPYFGTNPIAFAAPGEGDDKIIFDMATSIQAWGKILHARSKGETIPDTWAVDKDGVPTTDPFKVTGLLPIAGPKGYGLMMMVDILSGVLLGLPFGKHVSSMYHDMTAGRELGQLHIVIDPGAFTSTDLFRANISGMMKELNEVKPAPGFDQVLYPGQNTTLQEKESLKNGVEIVDEILDYLRSDVVHHNQYDHKDPFAK; this comes from the coding sequence ATGAATATATCGATTAATGAATTGAAAGAATTGATGGCGAACAAACTTACACAAGCGGGGCTGAAACGAGAAGATGCCGGTGTAGTGGCAGACGTACTTGCTCACGCAGATGCTCGCGGGATTTTTTCACACGGAGCAATGCGGACGGAGTATTATGCAGAGCGAATTGCGAAAGGCGGCATTACGGTAAACCCAGACGTTCAATTCAAGCAGACCGGTCCGGGTACCGCAGTGCTGGATGCTGATAACGGTGTTGGGCATGTTGCTGCAAAAGATGCGATGACCCGTGCGATAGAGATGGCTCGGGAGAATGGTACTGCCGTTGTTGGCATTCGCCGGATGAGCCATAGTGGAGCCATGTCGTATTTCGTTCAACAAGCTGCAGAAGCTGGAATGATTGGAATTTCAATGTGTCAGTCTGATCCAATGGTTGTTCCTTTTGGCGGAGCTGAGCCGTATTTTGGCACAAACCCCATTGCATTTGCCGCGCCTGGTGAAGGTGACGATAAAATCATCTTTGATATGGCGACAAGCATTCAAGCATGGGGGAAGATTTTGCACGCACGGTCGAAAGGTGAAACCATTCCAGATACGTGGGCAGTTGACAAAGATGGTGTTCCGACAACAGATCCTTTCAAAGTGACAGGGCTGCTTCCAATTGCCGGGCCTAAAGGATACGGTCTAATGATGATGGTAGATATCTTGTCCGGTGTGCTGCTGGGACTTCCGTTTGGCAAGCACGTTTCCTCGATGTACCATGACATGACTGCAGGAAGAGAGTTAGGGCAGCTCCACATCGTTATCGATCCAGGTGCCTTCACCAGCACTGACCTGTTCCGCGCCAATATTTCAGGCATGATGAAAGAATTGAACGAAGTGAAACCTGCTCCAGGATTCGACCAAGTGCTCTACCCCGGTCAAAACACTACGCTTCAAGAGAAGGAGTCTTTGAAAAATGGCGTTGAGATTGTGGATGAAATTCTCGACTACTTACGGAGTGATGTTGTTCATCATAACCAGTATGATCATAAAGATCCTTTTGCAAAATAA
- a CDS encoding Zn-dependent hydrolase: protein MKLDRLRQSFEELAKFTDEGEGINRLAYTETERNAREYMIRQFEDAGLTVRTDYAGNVIARREGMTAELPVVATGSHIDSVYAAGEFDGTAGVLVALEVMRSLEDENIKTEHSMEVIIFACEESSRFGASTLGSKAMSGRLDPAYTRSLTDRNGITLMQAFEENGLDLEEVHLAMRFQDEFKAFVELHIEQGPVLEKQNASIGVVSAIAAPVRFHVHVGGTADHSGTTPMDYRHDALLGGAEIALAVEQAALEELEYGTVGTVGVFSIKPGAMNVVPSATEMDVDIRGTNTESRHRVVSALEKAVKEVAEARGLDVWMDAISSEEPVQMDAGIVNEFKAVCEERGVKWLEMPSGAGHDAMNMAAFCPTGMIFVPSKDGLSHNPAEYTSMEELLEGAEVLRAFMLRQAKMI, encoded by the coding sequence ATGAAGCTGGATCGATTGCGTCAGTCATTTGAAGAACTTGCGAAGTTTACAGACGAAGGAGAAGGCATCAACCGGCTTGCTTACACGGAAACAGAGCGCAATGCTCGAGAGTATATGATCCGCCAGTTTGAAGATGCGGGTCTTACTGTGCGTACAGATTACGCGGGAAATGTGATCGCACGCCGTGAAGGAATGACCGCTGAGCTGCCTGTCGTAGCAACGGGTTCTCATATTGACTCGGTCTACGCAGCAGGAGAGTTTGATGGAACAGCTGGTGTGCTTGTTGCACTTGAAGTAATGCGTTCCCTCGAAGACGAAAACATTAAAACAGAGCATTCGATGGAAGTCATTATCTTTGCATGCGAGGAATCATCACGTTTTGGAGCTTCCACCCTTGGCAGCAAAGCCATGTCCGGACGATTGGATCCTGCATACACCCGGTCACTGACGGATCGAAACGGCATCACCCTTATGCAGGCGTTTGAAGAAAATGGACTCGATTTAGAAGAAGTCCATTTAGCGATGCGTTTTCAAGATGAGTTCAAAGCATTTGTAGAACTGCACATCGAACAAGGCCCGGTTTTAGAAAAGCAAAACGCATCCATCGGGGTCGTCTCAGCTATTGCAGCGCCTGTTCGATTCCATGTTCATGTCGGGGGAACCGCAGACCACTCAGGGACAACTCCAATGGATTATCGCCATGATGCATTACTTGGCGGTGCTGAAATTGCATTAGCTGTTGAGCAAGCTGCACTAGAAGAGCTTGAGTATGGCACAGTTGGTACGGTAGGCGTTTTTTCAATAAAACCTGGAGCGATGAATGTTGTCCCAAGTGCAACGGAAATGGACGTCGACATTCGAGGAACGAACACAGAATCACGGCACCGCGTCGTTTCTGCACTTGAAAAGGCAGTCAAAGAAGTAGCTGAAGCGCGCGGGTTAGACGTTTGGATGGACGCCATCTCCAGTGAAGAACCGGTTCAAATGGACGCTGGTATCGTGAACGAATTCAAAGCTGTATGTGAAGAACGCGGCGTGAAGTGGCTGGAAATGCCAAGCGGTGCGGGACACGACGCCATGAATATGGCGGCATTCTGTCCGACAGGTATGATTTTTGTGCCATCTAAAGACGGACTTAGTCATAACCCTGCGGAATACACATCCATGGAAGAATTGCTTGAAGGGGCAGAAGTGTTACGCGCATTCATGTTAAGACAAGCGAAAATGATTTAA
- a CDS encoding glutaredoxin family protein: MTTQATVYVSNTCPYCTMMTNYLDEQEITYETINVSQDPEAGKRLVKTTGQMGVPQTKLNDVWILGFDPEGIQKALRGESQ; this comes from the coding sequence ATGACAACTCAAGCTACCGTTTATGTTTCTAATACGTGCCCTTATTGCACAATGATGACGAATTACTTGGATGAACAAGAGATTACCTATGAAACAATTAATGTCTCACAAGATCCGGAAGCAGGAAAACGTCTTGTAAAAACGACTGGACAGATGGGGGTGCCTCAAACCAAATTGAATGACGTTTGGATTTTAGGTTTTGATCCCGAGGGTATTCAAAAAGCGCTTCGTGGAGAATCTCAGTGA
- a CDS encoding dicarboxylate/amino acid:cation symporter: MKALWNRYANASLILKITIALILGIVVGLLMGEQAAVFAPLGDLLIRLLTFLIIPLILFTLIVGVNQTTLSNLGRMGGKVFIYYTVSSAIAITVGLAVATLFQPGSGMKLDGNASFDVPDNPGIVNVLLNIVPSNIVTAFTEMNLLGIIFTALVFGIAISAMRSSEGLNELGNHLMKTVSALNEASLFILKGILQYVPIGVFAIMAKTVGSQGIDTLLSLGGMIGVLYAALFAQIVLYVVAMLLFKVNPLTFFKHARSPIATAFVTQSSAGALPLSLTAAHDLGLPRSLYGFSLPLGATINMDGAAIRIAVSAVFAANISGNPLSLTDMLLVVLIGTLASIGTAGVPGAGIVMIATVFVQLGLPIEAVALLTSIDALIGMGATALNVTGDLVGTTLISRTEKRKSTLKEQEETAAQS; this comes from the coding sequence ATGAAAGCGCTCTGGAACCGATATGCGAACGCATCTTTAATCCTTAAAATAACGATAGCTTTAATACTTGGAATAGTGGTTGGATTGCTTATGGGCGAGCAAGCAGCAGTGTTTGCGCCACTAGGTGATCTGCTGATCCGTCTTTTGACGTTCTTAATCATTCCTCTTATCCTCTTTACACTCATCGTCGGTGTAAATCAAACGACACTATCGAATCTGGGCCGCATGGGCGGGAAAGTATTCATTTATTATACGGTCAGTTCTGCAATCGCGATTACGGTAGGACTCGCAGTTGCCACGCTATTCCAGCCTGGGTCTGGCATGAAGCTGGATGGGAATGCGTCGTTCGATGTGCCGGATAATCCTGGCATTGTCAATGTCTTGCTGAATATTGTCCCTTCGAATATTGTCACTGCCTTTACGGAAATGAACTTGCTTGGAATTATTTTTACAGCACTCGTTTTTGGGATTGCAATTTCTGCGATGCGCAGTTCAGAAGGATTGAACGAACTTGGCAATCATCTGATGAAAACGGTCAGTGCATTGAACGAAGCTTCATTATTCATCCTAAAAGGGATTTTGCAATATGTTCCGATTGGTGTATTTGCAATTATGGCGAAAACAGTGGGAAGCCAGGGGATAGACACACTCCTCTCATTAGGAGGAATGATTGGTGTACTCTACGCGGCTTTGTTTGCACAAATTGTTTTATATGTTGTTGCCATGCTGCTGTTTAAAGTAAATCCACTTACATTTTTCAAGCACGCTCGGAGCCCGATTGCGACAGCATTCGTTACACAAAGCAGTGCGGGTGCATTGCCCTTGTCGTTAACAGCTGCGCATGATTTAGGATTGCCGCGCAGTTTATATGGATTCAGTTTACCGCTCGGCGCTACGATCAATATGGATGGCGCTGCGATACGAATCGCGGTATCTGCCGTCTTTGCAGCTAATATATCCGGTAACCCTTTGTCCTTGACGGATATGTTATTGGTGGTTTTAATCGGGACACTAGCTTCCATTGGCACTGCAGGGGTTCCCGGTGCAGGGATTGTCATGATTGCGACAGTTTTTGTACAACTCGGTTTGCCTATCGAAGCGGTCGCTTTGCTGACTTCAATTGACGCGTTAATTGGCATGGGTGCAACAGCACTGAACGTCACAGGTGACCTTGTAGGAACGACGCTTATCAGCCGGACTGAAAAACGAAAGAGTACTTTAAAAGAACAAGAAGAAACGGCCGCACAATCTTAA
- a CDS encoding molybdopterin-dependent oxidoreductase, which yields MSWQEERIDQNVYSQGDPDKWVYSTCNICSVGCGCYIAIKDEQIVGIKGNGDHPTNRGRLGPKGENQWQANQAPDRITSPLIRNAQGLLEKATWDEAFDLIIHKAKETIKELGPNSISIYSTGQGFLEDYYTTAKIGRAGLQTHLLDANTRLCTATTEFCLLQSFGADGTPASYDDIDETETLMLFGHNAAETGTVLFERIMDRKKRTGKPYLIVVDPRETLTAKEADLHIPVKPGANLPLLNGVVREILQNGKLDQSFIDEHTVGFEDMKDSVQDWTLERAAKVTEVPIEKLQTLANVLGSTPSLVTTTLQGVYQSAEATTSCVAINNLHLIRGLIGKPGCGPLHMAGQPSSSANRTAGGVGTYPAHRNPTNPVHIKEMAELWNVEEKTLPAGPEKGIEDILSLIEKKKVGLFWNIGTNPMVSLPNRERARKALESTFVIVQDPFMTETSAVADVILPAALWGEKEGTMENADRTINLLRKAVNPPEGIKTDFEILLEFAKRMDFKDKDGQPLVAYNTPEECFEEFKVISKGRPCDMSGITYERLEKENGLRWPVPDEQSKGTPRLYSDFKFHTKPDDAQTFGKDQFTGRALSKEEFEDIGADGRAILRPTRHVPPFEQPNDEYPLWLTTGRLVWHWHTRTKTARSPILHMAAQHGYVEINEQDASALGILEGEVVRITSPRGVIEVPARIGTVVQKGLIFVPFHFGNWDKKEAANELTIDLVDPLSKQPLFKQAACKVEKLRDTHHVQKDESLESIAANYGITAAELLAANQVTTPYEIQMGTSLEIPASIINTPIQPYLPYRNKM from the coding sequence ATGTCCTGGCAAGAAGAACGGATTGACCAAAATGTTTACAGTCAAGGAGATCCCGATAAATGGGTGTACAGCACCTGCAATATTTGCTCCGTAGGCTGCGGCTGCTATATAGCTATAAAAGATGAGCAAATTGTAGGAATCAAAGGAAATGGAGATCATCCAACAAATCGCGGCAGACTAGGTCCTAAAGGCGAAAACCAATGGCAGGCCAACCAGGCTCCCGACCGGATCACTTCTCCCCTGATCAGGAATGCTCAAGGACTGCTTGAGAAGGCCACGTGGGATGAAGCTTTTGATTTGATCATCCATAAGGCAAAAGAGACCATCAAAGAACTAGGACCGAACAGTATAAGCATCTATTCGACAGGACAAGGCTTCTTGGAGGATTATTACACAACCGCTAAAATCGGACGGGCCGGATTACAAACACACCTTCTCGATGCGAATACACGTTTATGTACAGCAACAACCGAGTTTTGCCTCCTGCAATCATTCGGTGCAGATGGCACACCTGCTTCATACGATGACATTGACGAAACCGAAACACTCATGCTTTTCGGCCATAACGCTGCAGAAACCGGAACGGTCCTATTTGAACGGATCATGGATCGAAAAAAGCGAACAGGGAAACCGTACCTGATTGTTGTGGACCCGCGTGAAACGCTTACTGCCAAGGAAGCAGATCTTCATATTCCGGTGAAACCCGGTGCAAACCTGCCATTACTTAATGGGGTTGTTCGTGAGATACTGCAGAACGGCAAGCTCGACCAGTCATTCATCGATGAACACACTGTTGGATTTGAAGATATGAAGGATTCTGTCCAGGACTGGACACTGGAACGAGCAGCTAAAGTTACGGAAGTGCCAATTGAAAAATTACAAACGCTCGCAAACGTCCTCGGTTCCACGCCTTCTCTTGTCACGACTACGCTGCAAGGCGTTTATCAAAGTGCTGAAGCGACTACTTCGTGTGTCGCCATTAATAACCTGCATCTGATACGGGGTCTAATCGGAAAACCCGGATGCGGTCCTCTTCATATGGCGGGTCAGCCAAGCTCTTCAGCGAATCGCACTGCTGGCGGAGTGGGAACTTACCCCGCTCATCGGAATCCTACGAATCCTGTCCATATTAAAGAAATGGCAGAGCTGTGGAATGTGGAGGAAAAAACTTTGCCTGCTGGACCGGAAAAAGGGATTGAAGATATTCTGTCTTTGATTGAAAAGAAGAAAGTCGGTCTATTCTGGAATATTGGAACAAACCCTATGGTTTCCCTGCCAAATCGCGAAAGAGCACGCAAGGCCCTGGAAAGCACGTTTGTCATTGTCCAAGATCCATTTATGACCGAAACTTCTGCTGTTGCGGACGTCATATTGCCTGCAGCATTGTGGGGCGAAAAGGAAGGAACCATGGAGAATGCCGACCGAACCATCAATCTGTTGAGGAAAGCGGTGAACCCTCCTGAAGGCATCAAAACCGACTTTGAAATCTTATTGGAGTTTGCAAAACGGATGGACTTCAAGGACAAAGATGGACAGCCATTAGTGGCATACAATACGCCAGAAGAATGCTTCGAGGAATTCAAGGTTATTTCAAAAGGACGTCCATGTGACATGTCGGGAATCACCTATGAGCGTCTCGAGAAAGAAAACGGACTTCGCTGGCCTGTACCTGATGAACAATCTAAAGGTACACCGCGCCTTTACTCGGATTTCAAATTCCATACAAAACCGGATGATGCCCAAACATTCGGGAAGGACCAATTCACTGGCCGTGCCCTCTCCAAAGAGGAATTTGAGGATATCGGAGCAGATGGACGCGCAATCTTGCGTCCGACCCGCCACGTTCCTCCATTTGAGCAGCCGAATGATGAGTACCCATTATGGTTGACGACGGGCAGGCTCGTTTGGCATTGGCACACTCGGACAAAAACCGCTCGATCTCCAATTCTCCATATGGCTGCACAGCACGGTTATGTGGAAATCAATGAGCAGGACGCATCTGCACTCGGAATTTTGGAAGGTGAAGTTGTCCGTATTACGTCTCCGCGCGGTGTCATTGAAGTGCCCGCTCGTATCGGAACGGTTGTTCAAAAAGGACTGATTTTTGTCCCATTCCATTTTGGGAACTGGGATAAAAAAGAGGCGGCAAATGAGCTTACCATCGACTTAGTCGATCCACTTTCCAAACAGCCGCTGTTCAAACAGGCTGCCTGCAAAGTGGAAAAGTTGCGTGATACCCATCACGTCCAAAAAGATGAATCTTTAGAGTCCATCGCGGCAAATTACGGAATTACTGCTGCTGAACTATTGGCAGCAAATCAGGTGACAACACCTTATGAAATTCAAATGGGGACTTCTTTGGAAATTCCTGCTTCCATTATCAATACACCGATCCAGCCTTATTTGCCATATCGGAACAAGATGTAA
- the pgeF gene encoding peptidoglycan editing factor PgeF, whose protein sequence is MKKMMIRTNGNWFGGITMKDIDACEQNNMALHACLDRTDVLRNRRMLATSLGYTAEDLVCANQTHSANFYKVTAADRGRGALDQATAIPNTDALYTSERDIVLAGFMADCVPVLLSNEPAGIVGVVHSGWQGTVKEITPKLLKHLIEMEMCRPEDFQVFIGPALSQEKFEVDRDVYEKFHSLGYAEPWISFNETTGKYHIDNQQTVKAQCELAGIPSTNIEINPTCTFQSDDGFSYRQDKMAGRHLAFIGLK, encoded by the coding sequence ATGAAAAAAATGATGATCCGGACAAACGGAAATTGGTTCGGCGGGATAACGATGAAAGACATTGATGCTTGTGAACAAAATAACATGGCACTGCATGCCTGTCTTGATCGGACCGATGTCCTTAGAAATCGGAGAATGCTCGCAACATCCCTTGGTTATACAGCAGAGGACTTGGTATGCGCAAACCAAACCCACAGTGCTAACTTCTACAAAGTAACAGCTGCTGATAGAGGGAGAGGCGCATTAGACCAGGCAACTGCAATCCCGAATACAGATGCACTCTACACTAGCGAACGGGACATCGTTCTTGCCGGCTTCATGGCGGATTGTGTTCCCGTACTTCTTTCCAACGAACCCGCGGGCATCGTCGGTGTCGTCCATTCTGGCTGGCAAGGCACTGTCAAAGAGATTACGCCTAAATTGCTGAAGCATTTAATCGAGATGGAGATGTGCAGACCGGAAGATTTCCAAGTCTTTATCGGGCCCGCACTGAGCCAAGAAAAGTTTGAAGTGGACCGTGACGTCTACGAAAAGTTTCATAGTCTTGGCTACGCGGAACCGTGGATTTCGTTTAACGAAACTACCGGTAAATATCATATTGATAACCAGCAGACTGTGAAAGCCCAATGTGAACTTGCGGGCATTCCAAGTACTAATATTGAAATCAATCCAACATGTACATTTCAAAGTGACGATGGGTTTTCGTACCGGCAGGACAAAATGGCAGGGCGCCATTTGGCATTCATCGGATTAAAGTAA
- a CDS encoding CdaR family transcriptional regulator: MLTKRLAEDIVEQTMFRLARNLNVMDTNGMILASGERERVNRIHEGAAHVAKTGTPLWIDATNLRDWPGSKPGVNLPIHYQSRLVGVIGISGFEKELRDVATLVQLTTEMMVHQSLLTSESEWKRTAGELVFKEVVSGLPISGVTRDRMNMLSISLKGPFTIVIVHQNKTTGTPNHLADWLAETLAVRSVLAGADQGNTIPFLIWGLDREHVNKRVKWACEQQRGSILKIGIGKTVCGEEDIVLAYESARQAIQFGEAEVLISDFEKIEVQALMGAYQQALHRQYIERVLGSLNEQLLETLKTYLDHDQHAKKTSEELGIHRHTLSYRLKRISELTGLDPTRFNSAVQLYYAIVLKEGAQT; this comes from the coding sequence GTGCTGACGAAACGGCTTGCGGAGGATATCGTAGAACAGACAATGTTTAGATTGGCGCGTAATTTGAATGTGATGGATACAAACGGAATGATTTTGGCTTCAGGTGAAAGAGAACGGGTGAATCGAATTCATGAAGGAGCGGCCCATGTTGCAAAAACGGGAACGCCGCTTTGGATTGACGCAACTAATCTAAGGGATTGGCCGGGCTCCAAGCCTGGCGTAAATTTACCAATTCACTATCAATCTCGACTGGTCGGTGTAATTGGAATATCTGGATTTGAAAAAGAGTTGCGCGATGTAGCGACTCTCGTCCAGTTGACGACGGAAATGATGGTTCACCAGTCTTTATTGACCTCTGAATCGGAGTGGAAAAGGACGGCTGGAGAATTGGTATTTAAAGAGGTAGTCAGCGGGCTTCCCATTTCAGGTGTTACACGGGATCGGATGAACATGTTATCGATTTCCCTGAAAGGCCCGTTTACGATTGTGATCGTTCATCAAAATAAGACAACGGGCACGCCGAATCATCTAGCGGATTGGCTGGCAGAAACGCTGGCAGTTCGTTCAGTTTTGGCTGGAGCTGACCAGGGGAATACCATTCCATTTCTAATATGGGGGTTGGATCGGGAACACGTGAACAAAAGAGTGAAATGGGCTTGTGAACAGCAAAGGGGTTCGATTCTGAAGATTGGAATCGGTAAGACGGTTTGCGGAGAAGAGGATATCGTTTTGGCCTATGAATCTGCCCGCCAGGCAATCCAATTCGGGGAAGCGGAAGTACTCATCAGTGATTTTGAAAAAATAGAAGTTCAGGCGTTGATGGGAGCATATCAACAAGCTTTGCATAGGCAATACATCGAGAGGGTATTGGGCAGTCTGAATGAACAGCTGCTGGAAACACTTAAAACGTATTTAGACCATGATCAGCATGCAAAAAAGACGTCAGAAGAGCTTGGGATCCACCGGCACACACTCTCGTACCGCCTTAAACGCATTTCTGAACTCACCGGGCTGGACCCGACTCGATTTAACTCAGCGGTCCAATTGTATTATGCGATCGTGCTTAAAGAAGGAGCACAAACTTAA